The following are encoded in a window of Strigops habroptila isolate Jane chromosome 9, bStrHab1.2.pri, whole genome shotgun sequence genomic DNA:
- the SNUPN gene encoding snurportin-1: MEELSAALAAGVSLAAPNSTAAPHPRLADYKPRGGPGQAERRQRLLRLQRQRRLDYVNHARRLAEDDWAGVESEGEDAEEEEMDVDAGKRLPKRYANQLMLSEWLVDVPVDLEQEWVVVVCPIGKRALVVASKGSTAAYTKSGFCVNRFPSLLPGGNRHNSMGEKVYCILDCIYNEAKQTYYILDVMCWRGHPVYDCQTDFRFFWLSSKIQEEEGLGEKSRINPFKFVGLQNFSCSADSLCKVLAMDFPFEVDGLLFYHKQTHYTPGSTPLVGWLRPYMVPEILGLAVPATVLTAKPEYAAWQLQQIIESKKSKKLAAAKGDPSSAAAARNGHYELEHLSTPQPGNTPKGWDGAGSQMEN; the protein is encoded by the exons ATGGAGGAGCTCAGCGCGGCGCTGGCGGCCGGCGTGTCCCTGGCGGCGCCCAACAGCACCGCGGCCCCGCACCCGCGCCTCGCCGACTACAAGCCCCGCGGCGGCCCGGGGCAGGCCGAGCGCCGCCAGCGCCTCCTGCGCCTGCAGCGGCA GAGGCGTTTGGACTACGTGAACCATGCGAGGAGGCTGGCGGAGGATGACTGGGCAGGGGTGGAGAGCGAGGGGGAAGATGcggaggaagaggagatggaTGTGGATGCTGGCAAGAGGCTGCCCAAGCGATATGCCAACCAG CTGATGCTGTCAGAGTGGTTGGTGGATGTCCCTGTGGATCTGGAGCAGGAGTGGGTTGTAGTGGTGTGTCCCATTGGGAAAAGGGCGCTGGTTGTGGCATCCAAG GGCTCGACAGCAGCTTACACCAAGAGCGGCTTCTGTGTCAACAGgttcccatccctgctgccaggggGAAACAGGCACAATTCCATGGGCGAGAAAG TGTACTGCATCTTGGACTGCATCTACAACGAGGCAAAGCAGACTTACTATATCCTTGATGTGATGTGCTGGAGAGGACACCCTGTTTATGACTGCCAG ACTGACTTCAGATTCTTCTGGCTCTCTTCAAAGATCCAAGAGGAGGAAGGGCTGGGGGAGAAAAGCAGGATTAATCCC ttcaaatttGTGGGCCTGCAGAACTTCTCCTGCTCCGCGGACAGCCTGTGTAAGGTGCTGGCTATGGACTTCCCCTTCGAG GTTGACGGACTTCTCTTCTATCACAAGCAAACCCACTACACCCCGGGCAGCACCCCGCTGGTGGGCTGGCTCCGGCCCTACATGGTACCCGAAATCCTGGGGCTGGCCGTGCCCGCCACCGTGCTCACCGCCAAACCAGAGTACGCTGCGTGGCAGCTCCAGCAGATCATTGAGAGCAAGAAGAGCaaaaagctggcagcagcaaagggtGACCCGAGCAGCGCGGCGGCCGCGAGGAATGGACACTACGAGCTGGAACACTTGTCTACCCCTCAGCCAGGAAACACTCCCAaaggctgggatggagcagggagcCAGATGGAGAATTAG
- the PTPN9 gene encoding tyrosine-protein phosphatase non-receptor type 9 isoform X2 encodes MAAELSAEEEQATKQFLEEINKWTGQYNVSPLSWNVAVKFLMARKFDVLRAIELFHSYRETRLKEGIVKLKPHEEPLRSELLSGKFTILSVRDPSGASIALFTAKLHHPSKSVQHVVLQALFYLLDRAVESFETQRNGLVFIYDMAGSQYTNFELDLSKKILNLLKGAFPARLKKVFIVGAPMWFRVPYSIISLLLKEKLRERVQMVKMSELKEHLPRECLPEYLGGSLKLDPLSWNCRFLPQQNGHPDPLDELILVPLAAPKDNGSVHVPGPKSVTLQELLDHVSHKQKRGIYEEYEDIRRRSPAGTFVCSLAPYNQEKNRYGDVPCLDQTRVKLAKPYSRPELTDYINASFMDGYKQRNAYIGTQGPLENTYGDFWRMVWEQNVLVIVMTTRLEEGGRRKCGQYWPLEKDTKVCFGALTITNLGVENLNHYKKTILEIHSSETRERRLVSHFQYLSWPDYGVPSSAATLIDFLGAVKQQQRVAVSALGPRFKGHPGGPPVVVHCSAGIGRTGTFCALDICLSQLQDVGTLNIYQTVLRMRTQRAFSIQTPEQYYFCYTAVLEHAQREGLLLANRSWAAPDKSSPGH; translated from the exons ATGGCCGCGGAGCTCAGCGCCGAGGAGGAGCAG GCGACCAAGCAGTTCCTGGAGGAGATCAACAAGTGGACGGGCCAGTACAATGTGTCCCCGCTCTCCTGGAATGTGGCCGTCAAGTTCCTCATGGCCCGCAAGTTCGACGTCCTGCGGGCCATCGAGCTCTTCCACTCCTACCGG GAGACGCGGCTGAAGGAGGGCATCGTGAAGCTGAAGCCGCACGAGGAGCCGCTGCGCTCGGAGCTGCTCAGTGGCAAGTTCACCATCCTG AGCGTGCGGGACCCCTCAGGAGCCTCCATCGCCCTCTTCACGGCCAAGCTGCACCACCCCAGCAAGAGCGTGCAGCATGTGGTGCTCCAGGCGCTCTTCTACCTGCTGGACCGAGCGGTGGAGAG CTTCGAAACGCAGAGGAACGGGCTGGTGTTCATCTATGACATGGCAGGCTCGCAGTACACCAACTTCGAGCTGGACCTCAGCAAGAAGATCCTCAACCTGCTCAAG GGAGCCTTCCCGGCCCGGCTCAAGAAGGTTTTCATCGTGGGAGCGCCCATGTGGTTCCGTGTGCCCTACTCCATCATCAGCCTGCTGCTCAAGGAGAAGCTGCGGGAGCGG gtgCAGATGGTGAAGATGTCGGAGCTGAAGGAGCACCTGCCCCGGGAATGTCTCCCCGAGTACCTCGGGGGGTCCCTCAAACTGGACCCTCTGAGCTGGAACTGCCGGTTCCTGCCGCAGCAGAACGGGCACCCCGACCCCTTGGACGAGCTCATCCTGGTGCCGCTGGCGGCCCCCAAAGACAACGGCTCCGTCCACGTCCCCGGGCCCAAGTCCGTCacgctgcaggagctgctggatcACGTCAGCCACAAGCAGAAACGCGGCATCTATGAAGAGTACGAAGACATTCGGCGCAGGAGCCCGGCGGGCACCTTCGTCTGCTCTTT GGCACCCTACAACCAGGAGAAGAACCGGTACGGGGACGTGCCCTGCCTGGACCAAACCCGTGTCAAGCTGGCGAAGCCGTACAGCCGCCCAGAG CTGACTGACTACATCAATGCAAGCTTCATGGATGGCTACAAGCAGAGGAACGCTTACATTGGGACTCAGG GGCCTCTGGAAAACACCTACGGTGACTTCTGGCGCATGGTATGGGAGCAAAACGTCCTGGTGATCGTGATGACGACCCG gctggaggagggaggcaggaggaagtGCGGGCAGTACTGGCCCCTGGAGAAGGACACAAAGGTGTGCTTTGGGGCGCTGACCATCACCAACCTGGGCGTGGAGAACCTCAACCACTACAAGAAAACCATCCTGGAGATCCACAGCTCGGAG ACCAGGGAGCGGCGGCTCGTGTCTCACTTCCAGTACCTGAGCTGGCCGGATTACGGCGTCccctcctctgcagccaccCTCATTGACTTCCTGGGggctgtgaagcagcagcagcgggtGGCGGTCAGCGCCCTGGGACCTCGCTTCAAGGGTCACCCGGGGGGACCCCCAGTCGTGGtgcactgcagtgctggcatCGGCAGGACAG GTACGTTCTGCGCGCTGGACATCTGCCTGTCGCAGCTGCAGGACGTGGGCACGCTCAACATCTACCAGACGGTGCTGCGCATGCGGACCCAGCGCGCCTTCAGCATCCAGACCCCCGAGCAGTATTACTTCTGTTACACCGCCGTCCTCGAGCACGCCCAGCGCGAGGGCCTCCTGCTCGCCAACCGCAGCTGGGCCGCCCCGGACAAGAGCTCGCCGGGACACTGA
- the PTPN9 gene encoding tyrosine-protein phosphatase non-receptor type 9 isoform X1, whose protein sequence is MAAELSAEEEQATKQFLEEINKWTGQYNVSPLSWNVAVKFLMARKFDVLRAIELFHSYRETRLKEGIVKLKPHEEPLRSELLSGKFTILSVRDPSGASIALFTAKLHHPSKSVQHVVLQALFYLLDRAVESFETQRNGLVFIYDMAGSQYTNFELDLSKKILNLLKGAFPARLKKVFIVGAPMWFRVPYSIISLLLKEKLRERVQMVKMSELKEHLPRECLPEYLGGSLKLDPLSWNCRFLPQQNGHPDPLDELILVPLAAPKDNGSVHVPGPKSVTLQELLDHVSHKQKRGIYEEYEDIRRRSPAGTFVCSLAPYNQEKNRYGDVPCLDQTRVKLAKPYSRPEQLTDYINASFMDGYKQRNAYIGTQGPLENTYGDFWRMVWEQNVLVIVMTTRLEEGGRRKCGQYWPLEKDTKVCFGALTITNLGVENLNHYKKTILEIHSSETRERRLVSHFQYLSWPDYGVPSSAATLIDFLGAVKQQQRVAVSALGPRFKGHPGGPPVVVHCSAGIGRTGTFCALDICLSQLQDVGTLNIYQTVLRMRTQRAFSIQTPEQYYFCYTAVLEHAQREGLLLANRSWAAPDKSSPGH, encoded by the exons ATGGCCGCGGAGCTCAGCGCCGAGGAGGAGCAG GCGACCAAGCAGTTCCTGGAGGAGATCAACAAGTGGACGGGCCAGTACAATGTGTCCCCGCTCTCCTGGAATGTGGCCGTCAAGTTCCTCATGGCCCGCAAGTTCGACGTCCTGCGGGCCATCGAGCTCTTCCACTCCTACCGG GAGACGCGGCTGAAGGAGGGCATCGTGAAGCTGAAGCCGCACGAGGAGCCGCTGCGCTCGGAGCTGCTCAGTGGCAAGTTCACCATCCTG AGCGTGCGGGACCCCTCAGGAGCCTCCATCGCCCTCTTCACGGCCAAGCTGCACCACCCCAGCAAGAGCGTGCAGCATGTGGTGCTCCAGGCGCTCTTCTACCTGCTGGACCGAGCGGTGGAGAG CTTCGAAACGCAGAGGAACGGGCTGGTGTTCATCTATGACATGGCAGGCTCGCAGTACACCAACTTCGAGCTGGACCTCAGCAAGAAGATCCTCAACCTGCTCAAG GGAGCCTTCCCGGCCCGGCTCAAGAAGGTTTTCATCGTGGGAGCGCCCATGTGGTTCCGTGTGCCCTACTCCATCATCAGCCTGCTGCTCAAGGAGAAGCTGCGGGAGCGG gtgCAGATGGTGAAGATGTCGGAGCTGAAGGAGCACCTGCCCCGGGAATGTCTCCCCGAGTACCTCGGGGGGTCCCTCAAACTGGACCCTCTGAGCTGGAACTGCCGGTTCCTGCCGCAGCAGAACGGGCACCCCGACCCCTTGGACGAGCTCATCCTGGTGCCGCTGGCGGCCCCCAAAGACAACGGCTCCGTCCACGTCCCCGGGCCCAAGTCCGTCacgctgcaggagctgctggatcACGTCAGCCACAAGCAGAAACGCGGCATCTATGAAGAGTACGAAGACATTCGGCGCAGGAGCCCGGCGGGCACCTTCGTCTGCTCTTT GGCACCCTACAACCAGGAGAAGAACCGGTACGGGGACGTGCCCTGCCTGGACCAAACCCGTGTCAAGCTGGCGAAGCCGTACAGCCGCCCAGAG CAGCTGACTGACTACATCAATGCAAGCTTCATGGATGGCTACAAGCAGAGGAACGCTTACATTGGGACTCAGG GGCCTCTGGAAAACACCTACGGTGACTTCTGGCGCATGGTATGGGAGCAAAACGTCCTGGTGATCGTGATGACGACCCG gctggaggagggaggcaggaggaagtGCGGGCAGTACTGGCCCCTGGAGAAGGACACAAAGGTGTGCTTTGGGGCGCTGACCATCACCAACCTGGGCGTGGAGAACCTCAACCACTACAAGAAAACCATCCTGGAGATCCACAGCTCGGAG ACCAGGGAGCGGCGGCTCGTGTCTCACTTCCAGTACCTGAGCTGGCCGGATTACGGCGTCccctcctctgcagccaccCTCATTGACTTCCTGGGggctgtgaagcagcagcagcgggtGGCGGTCAGCGCCCTGGGACCTCGCTTCAAGGGTCACCCGGGGGGACCCCCAGTCGTGGtgcactgcagtgctggcatCGGCAGGACAG GTACGTTCTGCGCGCTGGACATCTGCCTGTCGCAGCTGCAGGACGTGGGCACGCTCAACATCTACCAGACGGTGCTGCGCATGCGGACCCAGCGCGCCTTCAGCATCCAGACCCCCGAGCAGTATTACTTCTGTTACACCGCCGTCCTCGAGCACGCCCAGCGCGAGGGCCTCCTGCTCGCCAACCGCAGCTGGGCCGCCCCGGACAAGAGCTCGCCGGGACACTGA
- the PTPN9 gene encoding tyrosine-protein phosphatase non-receptor type 9 isoform X3: MARKFDVLRAIELFHSYRETRLKEGIVKLKPHEEPLRSELLSGKFTILSVRDPSGASIALFTAKLHHPSKSVQHVVLQALFYLLDRAVESFETQRNGLVFIYDMAGSQYTNFELDLSKKILNLLKGAFPARLKKVFIVGAPMWFRVPYSIISLLLKEKLRERVQMVKMSELKEHLPRECLPEYLGGSLKLDPLSWNCRFLPQQNGHPDPLDELILVPLAAPKDNGSVHVPGPKSVTLQELLDHVSHKQKRGIYEEYEDIRRRSPAGTFVCSLAPYNQEKNRYGDVPCLDQTRVKLAKPYSRPEQLTDYINASFMDGYKQRNAYIGTQGPLENTYGDFWRMVWEQNVLVIVMTTRLEEGGRRKCGQYWPLEKDTKVCFGALTITNLGVENLNHYKKTILEIHSSETRERRLVSHFQYLSWPDYGVPSSAATLIDFLGAVKQQQRVAVSALGPRFKGHPGGPPVVVHCSAGIGRTGTFCALDICLSQLQDVGTLNIYQTVLRMRTQRAFSIQTPEQYYFCYTAVLEHAQREGLLLANRSWAAPDKSSPGH, from the exons ATGGCCCGCAAGTTCGACGTCCTGCGGGCCATCGAGCTCTTCCACTCCTACCGG GAGACGCGGCTGAAGGAGGGCATCGTGAAGCTGAAGCCGCACGAGGAGCCGCTGCGCTCGGAGCTGCTCAGTGGCAAGTTCACCATCCTG AGCGTGCGGGACCCCTCAGGAGCCTCCATCGCCCTCTTCACGGCCAAGCTGCACCACCCCAGCAAGAGCGTGCAGCATGTGGTGCTCCAGGCGCTCTTCTACCTGCTGGACCGAGCGGTGGAGAG CTTCGAAACGCAGAGGAACGGGCTGGTGTTCATCTATGACATGGCAGGCTCGCAGTACACCAACTTCGAGCTGGACCTCAGCAAGAAGATCCTCAACCTGCTCAAG GGAGCCTTCCCGGCCCGGCTCAAGAAGGTTTTCATCGTGGGAGCGCCCATGTGGTTCCGTGTGCCCTACTCCATCATCAGCCTGCTGCTCAAGGAGAAGCTGCGGGAGCGG gtgCAGATGGTGAAGATGTCGGAGCTGAAGGAGCACCTGCCCCGGGAATGTCTCCCCGAGTACCTCGGGGGGTCCCTCAAACTGGACCCTCTGAGCTGGAACTGCCGGTTCCTGCCGCAGCAGAACGGGCACCCCGACCCCTTGGACGAGCTCATCCTGGTGCCGCTGGCGGCCCCCAAAGACAACGGCTCCGTCCACGTCCCCGGGCCCAAGTCCGTCacgctgcaggagctgctggatcACGTCAGCCACAAGCAGAAACGCGGCATCTATGAAGAGTACGAAGACATTCGGCGCAGGAGCCCGGCGGGCACCTTCGTCTGCTCTTT GGCACCCTACAACCAGGAGAAGAACCGGTACGGGGACGTGCCCTGCCTGGACCAAACCCGTGTCAAGCTGGCGAAGCCGTACAGCCGCCCAGAG CAGCTGACTGACTACATCAATGCAAGCTTCATGGATGGCTACAAGCAGAGGAACGCTTACATTGGGACTCAGG GGCCTCTGGAAAACACCTACGGTGACTTCTGGCGCATGGTATGGGAGCAAAACGTCCTGGTGATCGTGATGACGACCCG gctggaggagggaggcaggaggaagtGCGGGCAGTACTGGCCCCTGGAGAAGGACACAAAGGTGTGCTTTGGGGCGCTGACCATCACCAACCTGGGCGTGGAGAACCTCAACCACTACAAGAAAACCATCCTGGAGATCCACAGCTCGGAG ACCAGGGAGCGGCGGCTCGTGTCTCACTTCCAGTACCTGAGCTGGCCGGATTACGGCGTCccctcctctgcagccaccCTCATTGACTTCCTGGGggctgtgaagcagcagcagcgggtGGCGGTCAGCGCCCTGGGACCTCGCTTCAAGGGTCACCCGGGGGGACCCCCAGTCGTGGtgcactgcagtgctggcatCGGCAGGACAG GTACGTTCTGCGCGCTGGACATCTGCCTGTCGCAGCTGCAGGACGTGGGCACGCTCAACATCTACCAGACGGTGCTGCGCATGCGGACCCAGCGCGCCTTCAGCATCCAGACCCCCGAGCAGTATTACTTCTGTTACACCGCCGTCCTCGAGCACGCCCAGCGCGAGGGCCTCCTGCTCGCCAACCGCAGCTGGGCCGCCCCGGACAAGAGCTCGCCGGGACACTGA